From a region of the Marinomonas mediterranea MMB-1 genome:
- a CDS encoding HlyU family transcriptional regulator, with amino-acid sequence MSFLSGLKNLFSGADAQSQPVEESIDYNGFSITPAPISEGGQFRVAASISKGEGESQKNHKFIRSDLVPGRDQCLELTIRKAKITIDQLGDRLFD; translated from the coding sequence ATGAGTTTTTTATCTGGGCTTAAAAATTTATTTTCTGGTGCTGACGCCCAATCACAACCCGTAGAAGAGAGCATCGATTACAATGGCTTTTCCATTACTCCAGCGCCAATAAGTGAAGGTGGCCAATTTCGTGTCGCTGCCAGTATTTCGAAAGGTGAAGGCGAGAGTCAAAAAAACCATAAGTTTATCCGGTCAGATCTAGTGCCAGGCCGCGACCAGTGTCTTGAGCTCACCATCAGAAAAGCAAAGATAACAATCGACCAATTGGGAGACCGCTTGTTCGATTAG